Genomic DNA from Lactuca sativa cultivar Salinas chromosome 8, Lsat_Salinas_v11, whole genome shotgun sequence:
TCATGGAATCGATCTAGATGAAGTGACAACTGTCCCTAGACCCCAAAAGGATAGCggtgggaagaagaagaagtctgaCAATAAGCGAAAGGGTCAGTCTTCgcaggagccctccaagaaacaacaaatagtagcagttcatgctgctactgctcccaCTGCTGTTCCAACCACCCAATCCCCTACAGGTGGTTATGCTGGAAAACTGCCTTTGTGCaccaagtgtaacttccatcatcacgGGCCCTGCTGTGAGTTGATCTGCAACAACTGTGGGAAGAAGGGACACACAACTTGATACTGCAAGACACCATCTCAACTAACCAACCAGGCCCCGGGAGCAGGCGTTGGTCAgacttgttatggatgtggagaggCTGGGCACTacaggagaaactgccccaaggcaaaaAATGGTGGCAATACAGGGAGAGTTTTGGCTATGGGCTAGAATGAAGCAGTTGCTGATCCTAccattgttacgggtacgttcctccttgacaactcttatCCATGCCTTCTCTTCGAttctggtgcggagaggagttttgttagtcattcaTTTAAACACCTAATCAAATGTAAATCCCAACCTCTAAcagaaacatttaccgtcgagatggctaacggaaagaaggagagcactaacgacatattcataggcTGCACTCTTACTCTAGACAATTATTAtcttcctatcgatcttatgcatGTGTCCATTAAGAGCTTCGACATCATTATTGACATGGACTGGTTAAtctccaatcatgctgatattctttgCTTCGAGAAGGCTGTCCGTCTCAATCTTCCTTCCGGCGAAACCCTTATGATTTATGGTGATAAGCTCATTTCGAACCTCCGTATCGTTTCGTTCATCAAGGCCCAGAAATATCTGCggaaggagtgccatgcattcctagctcatgttgtTGACGAAGCATaaaaagttaaagacctcgagagcatcctcgaagtctgcaaatttcctgatgtcttccctgaagatctcccaggaatccctcccgaacgtcaagtttAGTTTCCTATCGACTTGATCCctggagctactcctgtagctaaATCTCCCTACCTTTTAGCGCCAAcataaatgcaagaattatccagtcagctcaatgagctgatcaacaaaggattcataaggccgagttcctcaccctggggagctccgatcttgtttgtgaaaaagaaggatggatcctttcggatgtgcattgactatcgagagctgaataagctgaccatcaagaaccgatatcctttACCAAGAATCGACGATCTCTTCGACCAACATCAGGGAgccagttatttctcaaagatcgatttaagatcagggtaccatcattTGCGAGTTCACAAGAATGATGTGCCCAAGACAACATTCTGAACTcactatggacactacgagtttgtagtaatgccctttggtctgacTAACgcaccggcagcattcatggacctgatgaatcgggtgtgccgtcctttcttagacaagtttgtgattgtgttcattgatgacatacttgtctattcgcgGAGTGAGGATGACCATAAACAACACTTAAGGCATGTGTTGGAAACGTTAAGGGCAGAAAAGCTGTATGCGAAATTCtcgaagtgcgaattctggattaggAAGGTGAATTTCCTTGGACACGTGATTAGCAAAGAAtgcatacatgtggacccttccaagatcaaagcgattgagaactggtctgcaccaaagacacccacagaaatccggcaattcttaGGTCTCGCGggctattatcgcaggttcatccaaaacttctccagaATCGCTAAGCCTTTAACTACCCTGACACAAAAGGGTGTAACCTTCAGTTGGGGAGTCAAGCAAGACACTGCGTttcaaacattgaagcaggccctatgcagcgcacctatcttgtccctgcccgaagggacgaaagacttcgtggtctactgcgatgcatccaatcagggcctaggctgtgtgctcatgcaacgaggaaaggttattgcctatgcctcgaggtagttgaaaacacatgaggtcaattacatgactcatgatttggatttggtagcagtggtctttgcgttaaagatctagagacactatctctatggaaccaagtgcactatcttcaccgaccataagagcttacaacacatctttaatcagaaggagttaaacattaGACAGCgatgatgggtcgagctactcagtgactacgagtgcgaaattcgctaccatcccggcaaggccaatgtggtagcagacgccctcagtcgaaaggagtaTTTAGGGCGTAAGATGAAGGcactaacaatgaccatccattcccacctgtcCACACAGAtcagagaggctcagctggaagccttaaaaccagagaGCATGCTAggtgaagccttgagaggaatggaaaagaatctagagatcaagggagacggagtctactatttcatgaaccgaatctggaccccaaagttcggtggttacagagaggttgtcatgaatgaggctcacaagactaaatactctgttcacccaggttcggataagatgtatatggatctcaaacaactctattggtggccaaaaatgaaagtagagattgctaccttcgtgggcaagtgcctgacttgcgccagggtgaaggttgaatatcaaaaaccctcaggtttacttcaacagccagaaatacctgagtAGAAGTGGGAAAAgataaccatggattttatcaccaagttacccaggtCTCCGAGTGGGCACGATgccatctgggtaattgtcgatcggttgacgaagtccgcccacttcctaccaaTTAAAGAAAGCTTCATGATGGAGAGACTCACACGGATATACCTTCAAGAAATAGTTCGCCTTCATGGTGTACCTGCACCCATTATCTCCGATCAAGACAGCAGGTTTacatcgaggttctggcagtctttgcaaaaggctcttggaactaaattggatatgagcacggcttatcatccgtaaactgatggacagagtgagagaacaattcagaccttggaagatatgttaagAGCCTGCGTCATTGACTTCGGCGCGTCATGGGACACTCATCTTCCtttggttgaattttcctacaataacagctaccATACCAGCATCAAGGTTGTGTCGTTTGAAGTTctctatggtcgtaagtgcagatcccctctgtgctgggctgaggtgggtgacacacagctAGCCAGGGGTCAAAtccccgacagtactctcaccggtcctgaAATCATTCGAGAGACAACGGAGAAGATTGTAGTAATCCGGGAAcaactgaaagcttcacgagataggcaaaagagctacgccgataagagacgaaaacccttggagttccaggttggtgatcgcgtccttctgaaggtctcaccctggaaaggcatgatacgcttcggaaagcgtggaaagctaaacccaaggtacatcggaccattcgagatccttgctaggatcggtcccgtagcatacaaactctTGTTACCGCAAGATCTCAGCAACATCCATCCTGTTTTCCATgtatcgaacctaaagaagtgtctgtccgatgagacacttgtgattcctctcgacgagattgaaatcaacgagaaactcaacttcgtggaagaacctgtcgaaatcatggatcgggaagtcaaacgaacgaaacaaagtcgcatccctatagtgaaggttcgctggaatgccaagcgggggccTGAATTCATGTGCGaccgcgaagatcagatgaaacagaagtatccacatctctttcctaatccatgatttgtattctaggttcgaatttcgggacgaaattccctctaacgggggaatgatgtgacaacccgaaacttatcTCGTTTCCGTTACGCGATCCTGttaataaaaattcaaatttgtTAACTTTTCCGTCAAACTCTTTAGTTTATtaaaataatctagttatatttaattaaattatttatgaATCGGAACCAAAAATCGCGCGGAAACCCGAAAatctggaaaaaaaatcaaacatttaTGGTCGaagtgggtttacgaccgtaaacttgtttacgaccgtaaacctgtttacggtcaGTGACGAGTGGACCCCTCACCTCATCCCTATAAATGCGATGCCTCTGACTTCATTGGGACGTTTCTAGCCGCATTCTCTCCTCCTCTCTCTAAGATTCATCAATCgtaaactcacaaaatatacagaAAACATCGAGAAAACCACGTTTGGAGCCCTTTGGAATGTCTGGAAACACTCAGCTCGTCGAAATCAGCATCCAAACATCATTCttccgagtttacggtccaagcttcaaagaccgtaaactcagttcttgagtttacggccgtaaactcagttcttgagtttacggccgtaaactcggcaatcttcagaaaccgtaaactcgcCAATCTTTAGAAACCGTAAACTCGCCAACCTTCagagaccgtaaacaccttttaagtgGTACTTTTGGCTGAAAACCCATTTCTTCGATTCAAGCAAGTCTTGGTAACATTGCTCAACCGAATTCAAGTGTTCTTATGACAATTTATTtatcgaaatcgctaatttagatacatatacgtaTTTATTTGATACTAGGATTTCGTTAAGGGTATCGTACAACAACTTGGGAATCTTCATTTCAGACAACAACTCCACACaacaacagtgagttcatacccctacatttttccgtatttttaagcttttcagggggggggggggggggaatacaagctaaacataaatgtttttcctataagctaaacataaatgttttcaggaatatacataaaacttatgcaaatttcatactttatttcccttttgcactatgttgagcataagggacgttttcacaaaattgcatagttttccgGACACGTTATTCGTtacgttatacatgcaaactataatcggtatagtttgggatttctctACAAACTTATCAAGCATAGGAACTTCTCTACTAAACATATGCACTGGAACAGAAACCGTTTACAGTTTATATCACtgttttatcatgattttcataACTGTAACTTATCACTATACGTGGTATACCTTCGGATTTTCAATACGGTATAACGCTACAGCattacatgtaaactagattatacgatactgtgaggcgctacttcattactgtacccttaggtgtacaaggataaatcctaccactgtataaccagagtctcctggagggagagcgtgaggtttgtgaatagatctattcgggactgacaatcccacatcttgactgttagctacagtttggCGGGCACGCCTAAGatgtacaaatgtcatttaacgtcaacgcctgaagaacgttggaaaggtctctagtcatatcaagcatgattatacgactcacattatgtataaatcaccgatagtttaccaacctggttttcttcagtagttttatttataccaaatagaactaaacacactatgcatactggccgagctagggttttcaaaaaccgaatcatTTATGCTACAGTTTTACATTTAAATATGTATATTTCATGATTAGCTTTAGCTAGTCACATGAAGTAGTATTTTGCATATGTATACGATTTTCAGAAACGAACATTCATGGTTGTATATGAAATCGATCACACTACGTTTTTCacaaaagaaaatatcggattttcttgaaacTACATAATCATTTCGGCTCGCTTATCAATAAGTTTTGATTACAaattactgcttatgaactcaccagctttatgctgatatttttcaaactgcttttattctcaggaaatcagtaggcAGGTACTTGTTGGATTTTCGAGGAACCGAAGCATTTAGAgattttaagtttttattttgtaAAACTATTGGATGTATTTCAAACTgagtttcaaacagatgtaaacattttattcaaatattcactgtaatggttgtgttgctatgattgttgttattcattggtagtgatgctatacatgacgtcctcttccccggaacgtttccgccatcagtttcggggtgtgacagtatgcGGCGCATGAAGAACACCATGGGTTTCCCGTAATGATCGGAAGCATTGATTGCACACACTGGAAATGGAAAAATTGTCCGGTAGCATGGAAAGGGCAATATGCAAGTGGTCATCATGGATCACCTTCGTTGGTTTTAGAGGATGTTGCTTCtcaagatttatggatttggcATGCATTTTTTGGGGTTGCGGGTTCCAACAACGACGTCAACGTTCTTGATCATTTGCCAATATTCGACGATCTTTTGAATGGAAAGGCCCCAGATGCTCCTTTCACGGTGAATGGAAACGAATACAAATATGAGTATTACCTTACAGATGGAATATATCCTCAGTATTCCACTTTCGTGAAGACATTCCGCCACCCGGTTGAAGAACGAGACAAATTTTGTAAGAGAAGACAAAGAACACGTAAGGATGTGGAACGTGTTTTTGGAGTGCTGAAGGCGAAGTGACATATAGTTGAAAATGCAGCACGATAATTGGATTTAGAAACTCTACGATatatcatgtatgcatgtatcataatgcataacatggtaGTGGAAGATAAATGGTGAAATATTGCACACTATATCCCAACGGAGCCCGGACATGTTCAGTTTCTACCAGGAACAACGGAGTATTTGCATCAAGTTGTTGACATTCAGGACACAAATAAACACAGACTATTTCGAGAAAACTTGGCGGATTATATCTTCTATGGTAACAATAACGATAACgtttagtttttttaaaaaaatgtttttttaacgaataacgttgtttttttttttgaatttggatGTTACGTGTAATTTAATTTCTAGGTtaattttaatctttaaaaattgtttctagtatatgttatttataatttataaacattatgttttatttattatgttatatttaaaaaatatttgtctaaatttaaaaaaaaagaaatttgaaaaaaaaaattatagaatgGAAAAAAAGTTGGTGTTATAATAAGATGCAACATGCTGAGTATTTCCCCAATTGGTGTTATAACATTATTGGTGATGTGACATGTGATGTGACACCAAAATGGTGTTACATCTAGTTGCCCACACACAATGTTCTTAGAAATTAAAACCACGGGGAATATCTAGAGATTAAATCCACGGGAATTGTCTAGGTAACAAAATGAAATGacctaatttattatttttttgtaaatTACTTGACCTATGTAATTTATTCAAATATTTGTTAAAACATTTTCGCCCAAATTAATATTGAACGAATTAAACATAACATGCAAGTATTTTGAGTCAAAATCAATTTTAGAAACAATATCATTAAATTTCACTTTTAAAAGCATATTGTATTAGTTTACAAGCAAGTTAACGACATACGTTATCTAAATTTTAAATCATTGTTTATAACTTtctaatttatttgattaaaaaaTTATATCACATGTTTTAAATATTGATAACAAGGTAATGATTAAAGCTCAATTCATTTAACATGAAATTTGcctattaatattttataaaaattgttggcgaatatataatttatttttggaAAGGTAAAATAAAGTATAAGATATTATTGCCGTTGggaaaatgaaaatttgaaaTTGAGTGGATGACCGTTGGGCTCACACCCAACCCCACAGGCAAATAGTGGGTCGGAGTCAGACCCAGGTGCCACCGTGCCAGtaaaaacaacatagaaaaggttcGATGGGTTTCTGCTTTTCACCAAATAAATGCAAATGGTTTCACCTTTTTACAACCGCTTTTCATATTTATTATTTACCATATTTTTCTTTACCGAAAAAATTTGATATGACTTCAAAATAAATGTAATACTTTCTTAAATACATAGAAACTAAACAATGAATTCAATGTGTCTAAAATTTAGAAATCTAACCTTTATAAACAAACATTTTaacaaaaataacaatttttatttatttatttattttttaataaaatgacTACATGTTCCGGAACATAGCATTTTGGAGTTGTGGTCGTAATTCCGAAATTTCTATTCCGGATTTTAACctcatttttttcttttcgtctcctctctctctctctctctctctctctctctctatatatatatatatatatatatatatatatatatatatatatgtgtgtgtgtgtgtgtgtgtgtgtgtgtttgtccACATTTGCTTAGAACCTTACCTTCAACCACGTAATTCATAAATATCTCTTATAACTGCTTCAAAATGAGTTTCTTGGACAATCAGCACGAAGAAAGCTTTAAGTACCTACATGTTTACCTTTACAACCTTAGGCACATCAAAACTGATTTCATGGATCGTTTTGAAGCTTGTTTTGTGGCTATTGatggatgatatatatatatatatatatatatatatatatatatatatatatatattgttttttgtACTTTTCTATTGTTTCTTTAAAATTGATAGTGTTTCTATATCTAAATTAATTCgtttttgttcccaaaaacatatAGGTCCATACATTCATAGGTTGCTTCTTGCTTGTCATTTTCATACGTAGCATACATCTTAGAGGGGACTAGCTAAAAACAATGTTTGTAGCGGTTGCTATCGACGATAACAACCAGTCCCTCCCTATAGCATTTGGTCTGGCCGTggaaaataatatatattgtTGTACCTGGTTCATTATGAGGTTAAAAAAAGCTTTGAGACAGGGCAGGGAAGTATCATTCATAACAAATATGGACGATATCATTAGTACTTGCATAGAACGTGTATTCCTTGGTTCTTATCATGAGTATACTTCTAAAAGTGTGTTCAAGTATATACGCACAAGATGCATCTCTGGCAGAACAGTACAACCTTTGTTCTGGATGACATCCAACTTATATATTGTGTTTGATTTTGAAGAAAACTTCCTTCGACTAACCCCTGATGCTCGTGAAGTATTTACCGTCATCGGTCATGCGAAATGGGCAAGAGACTATTCCCCTAACATCCGTTGGAATGTAGTCAACATTGATGTTTTCCAAATTTTTTGGTGTTATCGGTAAATCAACACAATATACCGATAATAATGCTTACCGAGGCAATTCGTGACTACATTCAACGGACTTTCGTTGAACGCAGTTTAATGGCAGATAAAATACTAGGTGaatattaaatatatttaattacttGTACACAAACCTTATTCGATTATATTTACTTTTGAGGGAGCTTGACTATCGTACTCCATTGTATGCAAAAATGGTGCTTCATAAAAGGATGCAAAACTCTGTTCGATGGCAAGCAACAAAGATCCCGACAGAGATCCCGTCTCTGCTCCTGTCCAACATTTATCGAgttgttgatttaaaaaaaacttgTTTTGTTGATCTTAACCATCATACATGTTTATGTGGGAAATGGCACAGTTTGGATATAGCATGCGGTCATGCTATTACGACATCACATCATTAAAACATCCATGAATGTCTTGATATGGTTTAGATATATTACCAGGCTTATGTGTTTCATACTGCCTACCAGACCAAACCGTGCACCCTTTTCCTCCTCCATTATAATGGGAAATACCAGACCCCTTGATGGTATTTTTATTGCCAATATAATTGCAATTAATTATGTTTATAATTGATTTGTAGTATgtaatgtaaaatattattattgCCCTAGTATTTGTTACATATTACAAAGatagaaaaaacataatttaCAGGTACCATAGTAATACAAACAAACAAGTAAATATTACATATCAAGAAGATTGATAAGCGTTACAGAAACTTGGTTGATGAACATAAAGCTTACAACTTGTACACAACAATTCGAAAAAAGAAAATCCAACTACAAATTAACACTATCTTCAAGTGTATATTTTGGGTTTCAAGTTTCGTCTTCAATCGAAATAAATTACTGATTATCAACGAATTATTGTCTTTTGCTTTGTCAACCCAACAAATAAACCTAGACTGTGGTCCTTGAAAATTTAAGATCAAACACATGACGTATATTGTGTAAATTAATATTAAttcaaagaaaaataataaaaggatAACTCACATACCTCTTTAAGACAATCGTAAAAAATCCATCCAATGTTATTTCTATTTGTTGATGTCCTTATAATACCTTGAGAGCCACAATGGCGGTATTTCATCTCTTGGGATTATGATAAATGAACTTTTAGTAGTAAATTTAACAAGGTAAAGAGTTTGGACGCTTGAATTCCTTTATATGACATTTACTATGGTTATGATTCCTGACACTATTCTGGAAACACATCCAAGAGCCACATTTCGGAATTGCTATTTCGGACCCAAAATTCGGAACAACAATTGTCA
This window encodes:
- the LOC111897861 gene encoding uncharacterized protein LOC111897861, which produces MIGSIDCTHWKWKNCPVAWKGQYASGHHGSPSLVLEDVASQDLWIWHAFFGVAGSNNDVNVLDHLPIFDDLLNGKAPDAPFTVNGNEYKYEYYLTDGIYPQYSTFVKTFRHPVEERDKFCKRRQRTRKDVERVFGVLKAK